GGATGGAGAGCTTGAGTTTCTCGAAGGCCGCTGGTTAAGTATTCAGGTTCGAGATATTGGCCTGACGTGGTATACCTCTGTTGAGGACGGGCAGATGATCGTGCGTGAATCTGCCGACGCGGATGTCAGTTTCAGTGCCGATGCCAGTGATTTGCTGATGATTGCCGCACGTAAACAAGATCCGGATACGCTTTTCTTCCAGCGTCGGCTGGTTATTGAAGGGGATACGGAACTTGGGCTGTATGTCAAAAACCTGATGGACGCCATTGAACTGGAGCAGATGCCAAAACCCCTGCGGGTGATGCTGCTGCAACTGGCGGGATTTGTTGAGGCTGGCCTGCAAACGCCGCCTGCAACGACACAACCTTCTGTAGGTGAGCCATGCTGATTAGAGTTGAAATTCCCATTGATGCACCCGGCATTGATGCCCTGCTGCGCCGCAGCTTTGGCGGCGAGGCCGAAGCCTCACTGGTGCACGATCTGCGCGAAGACGGTTTGATCACGCTGGGATGTGTTGCGACCGACGATGAAGGACAAGTGATTGGTTATGTTGCTTTCAGCCCCGTCACCGTCGCGGGTGAAGAGTTACAGTGGGTCGGGCTGGCACCCCTGGCGGTAGACGAGCCGTATCGCGGGCAGGGCATTGCCCGCCAGCTGGTGTACGAAGGGCTGGATTCACTCAATGAATTTGGCTATGCCGCAGCGGTCACGCTGGGCGACCCGGCATTTTACAGCCGTCTGGGGTTTGAAAAGGCCACAAAATATGATTTACGCTGCCGCTGGCCGCAAAGCGAAGAGGCCTTTTTAGTGCATCGCCTCGCGGACGACGCCTTCAACGGCGTAAGCGGTCAGGTGGAATATAGCGATCACTTCAATCGCCTTTAACCGCAGGCGTTAACAGGCTTTCCCGCAGCGCTTCGAAAGAGCCATCTCCGGCGACGAGGCGCTCTTTCTGGCGCTTGGTGAGCTGCTTAATGCGATATTCCAGCCGCAGTGCCAGCGACCTTTCGCCGATTTGCGCCTCAAAGACCAGTTCCAGCGCGCCTTTCCCCCGTAACGCTTTTGCCCCTTTTCCCGTTTGATGTTGCGTAAAACGACGCGGTACATCGGTGGTAATACCGGTGTAGAGCATGTTGTCGTGCGTGCGAATGAGATAGAGAAACCAGGGCGTCATGGCGATGTTCGGTATGTTAAGGTGAACGAAAAATAGCACGGAGAAGAGAAAAAATGGAGACTCTTGCGGCCATTAACCACTGGCTGGCGAAACAGCACGTTGTCACCTGGTGTGTGGCGAAGGGCGGAGAGTTATGGTGTGCCAACGCCTTTTATTTTTACGATCCGCAAGCTGTCGCCTTTTATGTGCTGAGTGAAGAGAGCACTCGTCACGCGCAAATGACCGGACAGAAAGCAAATGTTGCAGGCACGGTCAACGGCCAGCCAAAAACGGTGGCGCTGATCCGCGGCATCCAGTTTGCAGGCGAAATTCGTCGCCTGGAAGAGGCGGAAAGCGCGGCGCTGCGGGCGCAGTACAACCGGCGCTTTCCGGTGGCTCGCGCGTTGTCAGCCCCGATGTGGGAGATTCGCCTGAGCGAAATCAAGTTCACCGACAACACGCTGGGGTTTGGCAAAAAACTTCACTGGCGTCGCGGCTCAGGCGCCGAGTAAGCGCAGCGCTTCGCGGTTAAATGCCGGTAAATCATCGGGAGTGCGGCTGGTGACCAGTTGATCTTTATCGACCACCACTTCCTGGTCGAAGAACTCTGCCCCGGCATTTTTCACATCGATCACTATCGGTTTCACCGCCGTCAGTTTACGCCCGCGAATCACATCCGCGCTGATTAACAGCTGCGGGCCGTGGCAAATAGCGAAAACGGGTTTACCGGTGTTAATAAAGTCGCGTGTGAATGTCACAAAACGATCATCCCCGCGCAGCGAATCCGGCGAGTGTCCACCCGGTAGCAGCAGCGCGTCAAAATCAGCCGGACGGACTTCATCAATGGCTTTATCAATAGGCACTTCGGCTTCGCCTTTCTTGCCTTTAACGGTTTTCCCGGCTTGCTTCTCAATGGTGATAACCTCATGCCCGGCTTTACGAAACGCCTCTGCCGGAGAGGTGAATTCTGAATCTTCAAACTCGTCGGTGATCAAGACCGCAATTTTCTTGCTCATACTTCCTCCGTTGTTTTTGCTTCAGAAAGAGAGTTATCCATACTTAACTCACAACTAACAGTAAGCCTGGTTCACAAGGCTGACATTGCAAGGCGGATTCGTCTGCAAAGGAGACGAGATGCAACGAGTATTAATCACCGGCGCGACCGGTTTAGTGGGCGGGCACTTATTACGGCTGTTAATTAATGAGCCGCGAGTGAGCGCCATTGCCGCGCCCACACGCCGCCCATTACAGGGATTTCCCGGTGTCGATAACCCGCACGACCCGCAATTAAGTGATGCGCTGGCACTGGTCACCGATCCCGTGGATACGGTTTTTTGCTGCCTGGGAACCACGCGGCGGGAAGCGGGCAGTAAAGAAGCGTTCGTGCATGCGGATTATACGCTGGTGGTGGATACGGCATTAACCGGGCAGCGGTTGGGTGCAAAACAGATGCTGGTGGTCAGTTCGATGGGAGCTAACGCCCGTTCTCCCTTTTTCTACAACCGGGTGAAAGGGGAGATGGAAAACGCGCTGATTGCGCAAGGGTGGCCATCACTGACGATTGTTCGCCCGTCGATGTTGCTGGGCGATCGGGAAAAAAAGCGTGTTAATGAATCCCTGCTTGCGCCGATTTTTCGCCTGCTGCCCGGCAACTGGAAGTCAATTTCTGCGCAGGATGTCGCGCGTGCGCTGCTGGCCTCGGCATTTTCTGCCTCCGACCGCGGTGTTCAGGTGATTGAATCCGCGCAGTTGCGCGAGATTGCGGCAGAGAGCCCGTTTGCAAAATAAGAATTCAGGCGTACTATTCCTGGGCTTAAAACCACAACATCCCCGGGGAATGCTATGACTGGTCAGTCTTCACCTCAGGCGGCAACACCGATTCAGTGGTGGAAACCCGCACTGTTCTTTCTTGTTGTTATCGTTGGTCTTTGGTACGTGAAATGGCAGCCGTATTACGGTAAAGCCTTTACCGCCGCCGAGACACACAGCATTGGTAAATCAATTCTTGCTCAGGCCGATTCCAGCCCGTTTCAGGCGGCACTGGACTACGCCATGGTCTATTTTCTTGCCGTCTGGAAAGCGGCGGTTCTTGGCGTACTGCTGGGCTCGCTTATCCAGGTGCTGATCCCGCGCGACTGGCTGTTGCGCACACTCGGTCAGCAGCGCTTTCGCGGCACGCTATTAGGTACGTTGTTCTCCTTGCCGGGCATGATGTGCTCATGCTGCGCCGCGCCGGTTGCCGCCGGTATGCGTCGCCAGCGTGTGTCGATGGGCGGTGCGCTCGCGTTCTGGATGGGCAACCCGCTATTAAACCCGGCGACGCTGGTGTTTATGGGCTTTGTGCTTGGCTGGCATTTCGCTGCTATCCGCCTGGTCGCCGGGCTGGTGACGGTGCTGGGTGTGGCGATGCTGGTACAGACGCTGGTGAAAGAGAGCCCGCAGCAGGCGGACGCGGTGGATATCACGTTGCCGGAACCGCAGGGGAGCTTTATGGCGCGCTGGGGCAGGGCGCTGTGGCAACTCTTCTGGAGCACCATCCCGGTCTATATTCTTGCCGTGCTGGTGCTCGGTGCCGCGCGCGTCTGGTTATTTCCGCATGCGGATGGCGCAGTAGATAACACCGTGCTGTGGGTGATTGCGATGGCGATTGTCGGCTGCCTGTTTGTTATCCCAACGGCGGCGGAAATCCCGATTGTGCAAACCATGATGCTGGCGGGCATGGGTATGGCTCCTGCGCTGGCGCTGCTGATCACGCTGCCTGCGGTGAGCCTGCCGTCACTTATCATGTTGCGTAAGTCTTTCCCGGCAAAAGCGCTGTGGATGACTGGCGGACTGGTCGCGCTGTGCGGCATGTTAACCGGGTTTATCGCGCTGGTGTAAGGTTTGACAGTGATAAAAAAACCCGGTTATGAACCGGGCTTTTTTACTATTTGAGGAGGGTGAACGCGGTAGTGACGTGTTTCACCCCGCTGACGCGGCTGGCGATATCTGCCGCCGCCTGGCCTTCACGTTGGGTAACGAGGCCCATCAGGAACACTTCGCCATTTTCCGTGGTCACTTTCACATTGGATGATTTCACCTGATCGCTGCCCAGCAATTGCGAGCGGACTTTGGTGGTTATCCAGGTGTCGGAAGAGGCGGTTCCCAGGCCAATCGGCTGACCCTGGCGGATCTCGTTAAAGACTTCGGTTGCGCCTTCAACGCCAATGGCAATCTGTTTTGCCCGGGAAGAGAGATCGGTCGTCGGAGCCTGACCGGTCAACAGCACTTTCCCCTGGTACGCCGTAACGTTAACCCGCGCTTCTTTCTTAATTTGCTCATCTTTTGACAGGGCGCTGTTCACACGCAGTTCCAGAGTGCTGTCATCAACCTGGGTTCCTACGGTACGTGGATCCGTTGCCGCTTTCGTGCCGACGGCGGCAGAACCGACCACCACTGCGCCAACACAACCCTGTAGCAGCAGTGCGGAAATAAGGACTGCGAGGGGCGTAAATGCCTTCATGTGTACTCCTTAATCATCCTGGTGAGGAAAAAGCGTGTT
The nucleotide sequence above comes from Kosakonia sp. H02. Encoded proteins:
- a CDS encoding SCP2 domain-containing protein, translating into MLEKLRSRLVHIGPSLLSVPVKLTPFSLKRQVLEQVLRWQFQQALADGELEFLEGRWLSIQVRDIGLTWYTSVEDGQMIVRESADADVSFSADASDLLMIAARKQDPDTLFFQRRLVIEGDTELGLYVKNLMDAIELEQMPKPLRVMLLQLAGFVEAGLQTPPATTQPSVGEPC
- a CDS encoding N-acetyltransferase → MLIRVEIPIDAPGIDALLRRSFGGEAEASLVHDLREDGLITLGCVATDDEGQVIGYVAFSPVTVAGEELQWVGLAPLAVDEPYRGQGIARQLVYEGLDSLNEFGYAAAVTLGDPAFYSRLGFEKATKYDLRCRWPQSEEAFLVHRLADDAFNGVSGQVEYSDHFNRL
- a CDS encoding GIY-YIG nuclease family protein, producing MTPWFLYLIRTHDNMLYTGITTDVPRRFTQHQTGKGAKALRGKGALELVFEAQIGERSLALRLEYRIKQLTKRQKERLVAGDGSFEALRESLLTPAVKGD
- a CDS encoding YhbP family protein, whose amino-acid sequence is METLAAINHWLAKQHVVTWCVAKGGELWCANAFYFYDPQAVAFYVLSEESTRHAQMTGQKANVAGTVNGQPKTVALIRGIQFAGEIRRLEEAESAALRAQYNRRFPVARALSAPMWEIRLSEIKFTDNTLGFGKKLHWRRGSGAE
- a CDS encoding type 1 glutamine amidotransferase domain-containing protein; amino-acid sequence: MSKKIAVLITDEFEDSEFTSPAEAFRKAGHEVITIEKQAGKTVKGKKGEAEVPIDKAIDEVRPADFDALLLPGGHSPDSLRGDDRFVTFTRDFINTGKPVFAICHGPQLLISADVIRGRKLTAVKPIVIDVKNAGAEFFDQEVVVDKDQLVTSRTPDDLPAFNREALRLLGA
- a CDS encoding NAD(P)H-binding protein — translated: MQRVLITGATGLVGGHLLRLLINEPRVSAIAAPTRRPLQGFPGVDNPHDPQLSDALALVTDPVDTVFCCLGTTRREAGSKEAFVHADYTLVVDTALTGQRLGAKQMLVVSSMGANARSPFFYNRVKGEMENALIAQGWPSLTIVRPSMLLGDREKKRVNESLLAPIFRLLPGNWKSISAQDVARALLASAFSASDRGVQVIESAQLREIAAESPFAK
- a CDS encoding permease; the protein is MTGQSSPQAATPIQWWKPALFFLVVIVGLWYVKWQPYYGKAFTAAETHSIGKSILAQADSSPFQAALDYAMVYFLAVWKAAVLGVLLGSLIQVLIPRDWLLRTLGQQRFRGTLLGTLFSLPGMMCSCCAAPVAAGMRRQRVSMGGALAFWMGNPLLNPATLVFMGFVLGWHFAAIRLVAGLVTVLGVAMLVQTLVKESPQQADAVDITLPEPQGSFMARWGRALWQLFWSTIPVYILAVLVLGAARVWLFPHADGAVDNTVLWVIAMAIVGCLFVIPTAAEIPIVQTMMLAGMGMAPALALLITLPAVSLPSLIMLRKSFPAKALWMTGGLVALCGMLTGFIALV
- the dolP gene encoding division/outer membrane stress-associated lipid-binding lipoprotein, producing MKAFTPLAVLISALLLQGCVGAVVVGSAAVGTKAATDPRTVGTQVDDSTLELRVNSALSKDEQIKKEARVNVTAYQGKVLLTGQAPTTDLSSRAKQIAIGVEGATEVFNEIRQGQPIGLGTASSDTWITTKVRSQLLGSDQVKSSNVKVTTENGEVFLMGLVTQREGQAAADIASRVSGVKHVTTAFTLLK